A window from Sulfurovum sp. TSL1 encodes these proteins:
- a CDS encoding YHS domain-containing protein translates to MVRDPVCMMELDPRRATATAEYEGRLYYFCSDKCKDKFLAQPTVYVNKAPDMRLTVGVMGSSSHKQDPKVEKLVFSLGQAIAKRGFILITGACPGLPYECAKGARSLGGLSIGISPALSLDEHVHKYQSPSDTYDAIIYTGSGLMGREVTNIRSSDMVIIAGGSSGTLGEFAIAYDEGKLIGILKGSGGIVEEIPKIVNQFDKDTGARLIYSTDPDDLMDKLSHMYSTEHYKHPSCFCESYNKSL, encoded by the coding sequence ATGGTTCGTGACCCCGTATGCATGATGGAACTGGATCCGCGTAGAGCCACCGCAACAGCTGAGTACGAAGGGAGGCTTTACTATTTCTGTTCAGATAAATGCAAGGATAAGTTTCTTGCGCAGCCGACGGTGTACGTAAATAAAGCTCCCGATATGCGTCTGACAGTGGGTGTCATGGGTTCATCAAGCCATAAACAGGACCCAAAAGTGGAAAAATTGGTCTTTTCTCTTGGTCAGGCAATTGCAAAGCGGGGTTTCATACTGATTACAGGGGCGTGCCCGGGACTCCCTTACGAATGCGCCAAAGGTGCCCGGAGTTTGGGCGGGCTATCCATTGGTATCTCCCCGGCACTCAGTCTGGATGAGCATGTACACAAATACCAATCCCCCTCGGATACCTACGATGCCATCATCTATACGGGTAGCGGACTCATGGGACGAGAGGTGACCAACATCCGCTCCAGTGACATGGTCATCATCGCAGGAGGTAGCTCCGGGACACTTGGGGAGTTTGCCATCGCTTATGACGAAGGTAAACTGATTGGGATTCTGAAGGGAAGCGGGGGGATTGTTGAAGAAATCCCCAAAATCGTAAACCAGTTTGACAAAGATACTGGTGCAAGACTCATCTATAGTACCGACCCTGATGATTTGATGGACAAATTGTCCCACATGTACAGTACAGAACACTACAAGCACCCCTCCTGTTTTTGTGAGAGTTATAATAAAAGCCTTTAG
- a CDS encoding porin yields the protein MKKLMASIALTSMMTSTLLVAEIQNVDIKQLREDVDALKARDKQIEDHSMSAFQLAGYASLDYINEENEDGSFSELKFSPLLLYTYGDIFLFEAEVEFEINDEGETETNLEYAAGTFFINDYMGLQVGKFLSPIGQFVQNLHPSWINKLPSAPVGFGHDGAAPSSNIGIALRGGLPKMGDIRSNYTIFVANAPSFGVADDGDVIIDTEAKTDVSDATMTIGGRYAINPLGNMEIGVSLATGEVEEELPSEETVVRDYDVFGTDIMYNINAINLKAEYIQQKIGENALSTLEGGTWRAWYAQAAYQFSSVNLEPVVRYSDYHNPETDRNQWALGLNYLFANNLIAKVAYEFNEDEDDTAIDSHANNDRFLVQFAIGF from the coding sequence ATGAAAAAGTTAATGGCTAGTATTGCACTAACTTCGATGATGACATCAACACTTTTAGTAGCAGAAATACAGAATGTTGATATAAAACAGTTACGTGAAGATGTAGACGCCTTGAAAGCAAGAGATAAACAAATTGAAGATCATTCAATGTCTGCTTTTCAATTGGCAGGCTACGCTTCTCTTGACTATATAAATGAAGAGAATGAAGATGGATCCTTCTCTGAGCTTAAGTTCTCCCCTTTATTACTTTACACATATGGTGATATCTTTCTGTTTGAAGCTGAAGTAGAATTTGAGATCAATGATGAAGGTGAAACTGAAACTAACCTTGAATATGCTGCAGGTACATTCTTTATCAATGATTATATGGGGTTACAAGTAGGGAAGTTTTTGTCACCTATAGGACAGTTTGTACAAAACTTACATCCTTCCTGGATCAATAAACTTCCAAGTGCACCAGTCGGCTTTGGTCATGATGGGGCAGCACCTTCTTCCAATATTGGTATTGCACTTCGGGGAGGTTTGCCGAAAATGGGAGACATACGAAGTAACTATACTATTTTTGTGGCAAATGCACCGAGCTTTGGTGTAGCAGATGATGGTGACGTGATAATTGATACCGAGGCTAAAACAGACGTTAGTGATGCAACTATGACAATTGGTGGACGTTATGCTATTAATCCTTTGGGAAATATGGAAATTGGCGTTTCTTTGGCAACTGGAGAAGTTGAAGAGGAATTACCCTCAGAAGAAACTGTTGTACGTGATTACGATGTATTTGGAACAGATATAATGTATAACATTAATGCGATCAATTTAAAAGCTGAGTATATCCAGCAAAAAATTGGTGAAAATGCTTTGAGCACATTAGAAGGTGGCACATGGAGAGCATGGTATGCTCAGGCAGCCTATCAATTTTCATCGGTGAACCTTGAACCCGTAGTTCGTTACAGTGATTATCATAATCCTGAGACCGACCGCAACCAATGGGCACTTGGATTGAACTATCTTTTTGCTAATAATCTGATCGCCAAAGTTGCATATGAGTTCAATGAAGATGAAGATGATACAGCAATTGATTCACATGCGAATAACGATCGTTTCCTTGTACAGTTTGCAATTGGTTTTTAG
- a CDS encoding helix-turn-helix domain-containing protein, protein MRDVESLPENFVDSLYRDIGLNVKKEREKKGLSQLQLSQLIGHKSVTIVSRAEIFYKGQHFNIEHLAKIAFVLDIDICNLLVESPEK, encoded by the coding sequence ATGCGAGATGTAGAATCACTACCAGAGAATTTTGTTGACAGTTTATATAGGGATATAGGACTGAATGTAAAAAAAGAAAGAGAAAAAAAAGGCTTATCTCAATTACAGTTGTCTCAGTTGATTGGACACAAATCTGTTACTATAGTTTCTAGAGCTGAAATCTTTTACAAAGGTCAGCATTTCAATATAGAACACCTTGCGAAAATCGCTTTTGTTTTAGACATTGATATCTGTAATCTTCTAGTGGAGTCACCAGAAAAATAG
- a CDS encoding site-specific integrase, with translation MKNTPHHQTGHFLSKAKTKNDLIFDPNDDVWIFNDISNTYRLDFNTLHISKCRIYGLKRTFVWYLENNSLGHTDNMFRFIKLLLEYLYELSGDKIILITSSDLINYKSTLTTKREWYLGYLSGFLKKWYKMGFIGLSKDAYNYLLETTFKGAEKGKAVLTMDPYDGPFTDLELEGIQAAINNAYAKGNISQADFLLVWLLMVYGSRPIQFVQLKVCDLLVAKRKDRSEEYIIRIPRAKNRMKFRSEFKERIIPPSLGKVLFSYGEQVKNNFIGILDDPSQAPLFPAKEEKRSGLLAYHLHADEITDTIQKIIDGLDLKSERTEEKLHITSTRFRYTIGTRAASEGHGELIIAEILDHKDTQNAGVYTASTPEIIKRIDKAMALHMAPIAQAFAGILFVDKSKATRADDPTSDIIDPSIDSECRAMGKCGSFGFCGLFAPLACYTCSSFQAWDDGPHEQLLINLLKERERLMKITDYRIASINDKTIFAVAQVVVECDQIKAQNRRKSTQ, from the coding sequence ATGAAAAATACACCTCACCATCAAACCGGACACTTTCTCTCCAAAGCCAAAACAAAAAATGACCTGATATTTGATCCAAACGATGATGTTTGGATATTTAACGATATCTCCAATACATATAGATTAGACTTTAACACGTTACATATTTCGAAGTGCAGAATCTATGGTCTCAAACGAACATTTGTTTGGTATCTAGAAAACAATTCGCTCGGTCATACAGATAATATGTTTCGCTTTATAAAACTACTACTGGAATACTTATATGAATTGTCAGGTGATAAAATAATATTGATAACATCATCAGACCTAATAAATTACAAAAGTACTCTAACTACTAAACGTGAGTGGTATTTAGGATATTTATCTGGTTTCTTAAAGAAATGGTATAAAATGGGCTTCATAGGGCTCTCCAAGGATGCTTATAATTATTTGCTTGAAACTACTTTTAAAGGAGCGGAAAAAGGTAAAGCCGTCTTAACTATGGATCCATATGATGGTCCCTTTACCGATCTAGAACTTGAAGGCATTCAAGCAGCCATCAATAATGCTTACGCCAAAGGAAATATCTCACAAGCAGATTTTCTTCTTGTCTGGCTCTTAATGGTCTACGGATCCCGACCTATACAATTTGTGCAATTAAAGGTCTGTGATCTGCTTGTAGCAAAAAGGAAAGACAGATCAGAAGAATACATCATCCGCATTCCAAGAGCTAAAAATAGAATGAAATTCCGCTCGGAGTTTAAGGAGCGTATCATTCCTCCATCATTAGGGAAAGTGCTTTTTTCATACGGCGAACAAGTTAAAAATAATTTTATCGGGATTTTAGATGATCCAAGTCAGGCTCCCCTTTTCCCGGCCAAAGAAGAAAAACGTTCAGGATTACTGGCATATCATTTACATGCTGATGAAATAACAGACACGATTCAAAAAATCATAGATGGTTTAGATCTGAAATCGGAAAGAACTGAAGAAAAGCTTCATATCACTTCAACTCGATTCCGGTATACAATAGGTACAAGAGCTGCATCTGAAGGGCATGGCGAACTGATCATCGCTGAGATACTTGACCATAAAGATACCCAAAATGCAGGAGTATACACTGCATCCACTCCTGAGATAATTAAACGAATCGATAAAGCCATGGCATTACACATGGCTCCCATAGCACAAGCATTTGCAGGTATTTTGTTTGTTGACAAATCAAAAGCAACACGTGCAGATGATCCAACAAGCGACATTATTGATCCAAGCATCGATAGTGAATGCAGAGCGATGGGAAAATGTGGTAGTTTCGGATTTTGTGGGCTGTTCGCACCTCTTGCCTGTTACACTTGCAGTAGTTTTCAGGCATGGGATGATGGTCCACATGAACAGCTTCTTATAAATCTTCTGAAGGAGCGTGAAAGATTAATGAAAATAACCGATTACAGAATTGCCAGCATTAATGATAAAACCATCTTTGCAGTTGCACAGGTAGTTGTAGAATGCGACCAAATTAAAGCACAAAACAGACGGAAATCAACACAATGA
- a CDS encoding site-specific integrase produces MKNYSLEGIDLKKRLQKGMILHLHEIESLCDTCKLPLKEICADIAVPQKSKQSINTRSLEKFRSTTSKKQIITISSDATGNRIRVIRNFLVWMANIHMAKLPEQDMRFMLLKDAKDFLESTLNSRIPGTSHNSSENAPMGLSEEAIAKLFEVIDRGSPYNPWTNNFTKIRNELLILWLYQFGIRRSELLGLKISDLDFRSETFNIVRRPDDPEDPRLNQPTQKTHGRKIAMPKKIVRLTLDYITKHRTVLAKANKHEFLFVASKTGAAMSLDTVNKVFSKLKKTYPDIFANLTPHILRHTWNDNFSALMDERNESEAKEQKMRSYLMGWDETSGSAETYTKRHVQRKANESILEMDNNFPQEEDLPDWAKE; encoded by the coding sequence TTGAAGAATTACAGTCTTGAGGGGATAGACCTGAAGAAAAGACTCCAAAAAGGAATGATTCTTCATCTGCATGAGATTGAAAGTCTCTGCGATACATGCAAGCTGCCACTCAAAGAGATTTGTGCGGATATCGCTGTACCCCAGAAGTCAAAGCAGTCTATCAATACTCGCTCTTTAGAAAAATTCCGTTCCACCACTTCCAAGAAACAAATCATTACAATAAGTTCTGATGCCACAGGAAATCGTATTAGGGTGATCAGGAATTTTTTAGTATGGATGGCCAATATTCATATGGCAAAACTTCCTGAACAAGATATGAGATTCATGTTACTTAAAGATGCAAAAGACTTTCTTGAATCCACTCTGAATTCAAGAATCCCGGGGACTTCACATAATTCATCAGAAAATGCACCAATGGGATTATCTGAAGAAGCCATTGCCAAACTCTTTGAAGTGATTGATCGAGGTTCACCTTATAATCCATGGACAAATAATTTCACAAAGATCCGAAATGAGTTGCTCATTTTGTGGCTGTATCAGTTCGGTATCAGAAGAAGTGAACTTCTAGGTCTCAAGATATCAGATCTTGATTTCAGATCAGAGACATTTAATATTGTACGTCGCCCCGATGACCCGGAAGACCCTAGGCTTAATCAGCCTACCCAAAAAACACACGGACGTAAAATTGCCATGCCAAAGAAAATAGTCAGACTGACACTTGATTATATCACCAAGCATCGAACAGTTCTAGCGAAAGCGAATAAACATGAGTTTTTATTTGTTGCATCCAAGACAGGTGCAGCTATGAGTCTGGATACCGTGAACAAAGTCTTTTCAAAATTGAAAAAGACTTATCCTGATATATTTGCAAACTTAACACCTCATATACTCAGACATACATGGAATGACAATTTTTCTGCTTTAATGGATGAAAGAAATGAATCCGAAGCGAAAGAGCAGAAGATGCGTTCATACCTAATGGGATGGGATGAAACATCAGGTAGTGCGGAAACATATACAAAGCGTCATGTTCAGCGTAAAGCCAACGAGTCGATATTAGAAATGGATAATAATTTTCCTCAAGAGGAAGATCTACCTGACTGGGCTAAAGAATGA
- a CDS encoding single-stranded DNA-binding protein, which produces MYNKIILAGNLTRDIEIKYTQSGSAIGNTAIATSRKFKSSTGEQKEEVLFIDLTFFGRTAEIANQYLRKGSKVLVDGRLKLDQWTAQDGSKRSRHSVTVENLQMLGGKDEAAPMGDNGYGQGGPSEYDTPSHDNYSQPAPSAPKAAPQPTSNIPEIDINEDEIPF; this is translated from the coding sequence ATGTACAACAAGATCATTTTAGCAGGAAACCTCACTAGAGATATTGAGATTAAATATACACAAAGTGGAAGTGCTATCGGTAACACTGCCATCGCAACTTCACGTAAATTCAAATCTTCAACTGGTGAACAAAAAGAAGAAGTACTCTTTATAGACCTTACTTTTTTTGGTAGAACTGCTGAAATTGCAAATCAGTACTTACGTAAAGGTAGCAAAGTTTTAGTAGACGGAAGATTGAAACTAGATCAGTGGACAGCACAAGATGGAAGCAAAAGAAGTAGACACTCAGTCACAGTGGAAAACCTTCAAATGCTAGGAGGGAAAGACGAAGCAGCACCTATGGGTGATAATGGATATGGTCAAGGTGGACCATCAGAGTATGATACCCCATCACATGACAACTATAGCCAACCTGCACCGTCTGCTCCGAAAGCTGCACCGCAACCTACGTCAAATATTCCAGAAATTGACATCAATGAAGATGAAATACCGTTTTAA
- the rpsF gene encoding 30S ribosomal protein S6: MTCYETLFVVKPTLTEEEIAAQIAKVKDVLAKEGAELVATNDMGMRKLAYQVEKHNRGYYTVLFYKAAGATIQELERNLKINEDIIKFLTVKYTKNKEIAQFDKLVAEANKGTTAAAETKAPEATETAEATEA, encoded by the coding sequence ATGACTTGTTATGAAACACTGTTTGTAGTCAAACCTACACTTACAGAAGAAGAGATTGCAGCACAAATTGCGAAAGTAAAAGATGTTCTTGCTAAAGAAGGTGCCGAGCTAGTTGCTACCAATGACATGGGTATGAGAAAACTTGCATACCAAGTAGAAAAACATAACAGAGGTTACTATACTGTTCTTTTCTATAAAGCAGCAGGTGCAACGATCCAAGAGCTTGAGAGAAACCTTAAGATCAATGAAGATATCATTAAGTTTTTAACTGTGAAGTATACTAAAAACAAAGAGATCGCACAGTTTGATAAACTTGTAGCAGAAGCGAACAAAGGTACTACAGCTGCAGCAGAGACAAAAGCACCTGAAGCGACAGAAACAGCAGAAGCGACAGAAGCATAA
- a CDS encoding Rieske 2Fe-2S domain-containing protein, with the protein MERRNFLRLSATSALAVAIAPSLITQRLYAEDGSLFQPFEKVRLKDAEGNPIKASALVVEENYVFNYPYVGTPAIMVNLTSPAEKDIELTAEDGTKYIYRGGVGEKGTIVAYSAICPHQLTHPQPEMSMFHYIEEKGTTKAYKGGSFVCMSHLSRFEPKQGGKVVGGPAAQGLASIILEVDAEDNIWAVAVLGPVKFQDYFDAFKDEFQKFYGNRRKAKKLTKEEAKVQPLKNFSADIIRL; encoded by the coding sequence ATGGAAAGAAGAAATTTTTTAAGGTTATCAGCTACGTCAGCTCTGGCAGTGGCCATTGCTCCATCATTGATTACTCAAAGACTTTATGCCGAAGACGGAAGTCTGTTTCAACCTTTTGAAAAAGTACGACTGAAAGACGCTGAAGGAAATCCTATCAAAGCCTCTGCATTGGTAGTTGAGGAAAATTATGTATTCAATTATCCGTATGTGGGGACACCGGCTATCATGGTCAATCTTACTTCACCGGCAGAAAAAGATATTGAACTCACAGCAGAAGATGGTACGAAATATATCTATAGAGGAGGCGTAGGTGAGAAGGGTACGATCGTTGCCTATTCTGCTATCTGTCCCCATCAGTTGACACATCCTCAGCCTGAGATGAGTATGTTCCATTATATTGAGGAAAAAGGTACAACAAAAGCTTACAAGGGTGGTTCATTTGTATGTATGTCACATTTGTCGAGATTTGAACCTAAACAAGGGGGGAAAGTCGTAGGCGGACCGGCTGCTCAAGGTTTGGCATCTATTATTTTGGAAGTGGATGCAGAAGATAACATCTGGGCAGTTGCAGTATTGGGTCCGGTGAAGTTCCAGGATTACTTTGATGCATTTAAAGACGAGTTTCAAAAGTTCTACGGGAACAGAAGAAAAGCGAAAAAACTTACAAAAGAAGAAGCAAAAGTACAGCCACTCAAAAATTTTTCTGCTGACATCATCCGACTGTAA
- a CDS encoding FAD/NAD(P)-binding oxidoreductase has protein sequence MAMNRRDTFKLAGVAAAVAAMPSMAVASEKKAAAKKTTGKSVVIVGGGFGGLTIAKALRKKDENIEVTVIEKNNIFMACPFSNTLLGGLDGVSLDTLVGDYYQPAAKYAYNFVHATVTDIDRKSKTVATTTGDIAYDILVLSPGIAYDYEKQFPAWSAEKIAEVSQACPAALMPGNEHIALKRQLENMDDGNVIIVPPASGKYRCPPAPYERTAMLANYMKNEGIEGKVIVLDTRNGNFAKGKAFQESWNDLFPDIIEYHGLTEVIDVDTAKKTITYKVFEDEVDEQGVTKTEKYEVCNLIPINKCSPVVAMAGIEVDGAGFAMMDGYSFRSKTDSNIYVVGDAVSHAIPASGQTAIWTAHRAAGQISDQLNSRVNDPKEGLPAKAANVCYSMVGSKPEEAIMVTHTFTADESGKLLGTGNVPKPNDGGGKFRSKGTAKATREWFGGVMRELFS, from the coding sequence ATGGCAATGAATAGAAGAGATACGTTTAAGCTTGCCGGTGTTGCTGCAGCTGTTGCAGCGATGCCGAGTATGGCAGTAGCAAGCGAGAAAAAAGCAGCCGCAAAAAAGACAACGGGTAAATCGGTTGTGATCGTAGGTGGAGGTTTTGGGGGATTGACTATAGCCAAAGCACTGAGAAAGAAAGATGAAAATATTGAAGTAACCGTGATCGAAAAAAACAATATCTTCATGGCTTGTCCTTTTTCCAATACACTGCTTGGCGGTCTGGATGGGGTAAGTTTAGACACTTTGGTAGGTGACTATTATCAGCCGGCTGCGAAGTATGCGTATAATTTTGTGCATGCGACAGTAACGGATATCGATAGAAAATCAAAAACGGTTGCAACGACTACTGGTGATATCGCTTATGATATTCTTGTCCTTTCTCCGGGTATCGCCTATGATTATGAAAAGCAATTCCCCGCCTGGTCAGCAGAAAAAATCGCAGAAGTATCACAAGCTTGTCCGGCTGCCTTGATGCCAGGTAATGAACACATTGCACTGAAACGTCAACTTGAGAATATGGATGATGGCAATGTGATCATCGTACCGCCGGCAAGTGGGAAATACAGATGTCCTCCGGCACCGTATGAGAGAACAGCGATGTTAGCGAATTATATGAAGAATGAAGGTATAGAAGGGAAAGTGATCGTACTGGATACAAGAAACGGTAATTTTGCCAAAGGTAAGGCATTTCAGGAGTCTTGGAACGATCTATTCCCGGATATCATTGAGTACCATGGGTTAACTGAGGTCATTGATGTCGATACAGCTAAAAAAACAATTACATACAAAGTGTTTGAGGATGAAGTTGATGAACAAGGTGTAACAAAGACGGAGAAATATGAAGTGTGTAACCTTATACCTATTAACAAATGTTCCCCTGTCGTTGCCATGGCCGGCATTGAAGTAGATGGCGCAGGATTTGCTATGATGGACGGGTATAGCTTCAGATCTAAAACGGATTCAAACATTTACGTGGTCGGAGATGCTGTAAGTCATGCGATCCCAGCAAGTGGACAGACAGCTATCTGGACAGCCCACAGAGCAGCAGGGCAGATCTCAGATCAACTGAACTCTAGGGTAAATGATCCTAAAGAAGGCCTTCCGGCTAAAGCGGCCAATGTATGTTACTCAATGGTAGGAAGCAAACCGGAAGAAGCGATCATGGTTACACATACGTTCACAGCCGATGAAAGTGGTAAACTGCTAGGTACAGGTAATGTTCCTAAGCCAAATGACGGTGGCGGTAAATTCCGTTCTAAAGGTACCGCAAAAGCCACCAGAGAGTGGTTTGGCGGTGTCATGAGAGAACTCTTCTCTTAA
- the holA gene encoding DNA polymerase III subunit delta, whose translation MYQREFDQKLKQAFPKAVLFYGENDYLIDHYIDLYIKKTDAKESMLTLYHDEWDFEQAKNFLSQTSLFGGTNLVVVKHDKKIPKKELDTLIELANKSEDNYFLYAYTGAPKDAKSMQSAFSEKKGGVWVRFFEPNIRDGIAMLQQKAQQIQLDIDHYALQHLMLILNNNLALCANELDKLAILGIKVTSKDIDRLVYSTAPLATEQLLIDLFNKKPITATITKLLELGEDEASLLRSTQYFVNQIFLFHAYIKLHGHVDSAAILGYKLPKQIEEQKAQLALRVKSAALLKIFEHLLESEILIKKAPATQKEVLVYSMLIKLQGYL comes from the coding sequence ATGTACCAAAGGGAATTTGACCAGAAACTCAAGCAGGCTTTTCCGAAGGCTGTCTTGTTCTATGGTGAAAATGACTACCTCATAGACCATTACATTGATCTCTATATTAAAAAAACCGATGCCAAAGAGAGTATGCTCACACTCTACCACGACGAATGGGACTTTGAACAGGCAAAGAACTTTCTCTCCCAAACCTCTCTGTTCGGAGGAACGAATCTGGTCGTGGTCAAACATGATAAAAAAATACCCAAAAAAGAACTTGATACCCTCATAGAACTTGCCAACAAAAGTGAAGACAACTACTTCCTTTACGCGTATACAGGCGCTCCCAAAGATGCAAAGAGTATGCAGTCGGCCTTCAGTGAGAAAAAAGGCGGGGTATGGGTACGATTCTTCGAACCGAACATACGTGACGGTATCGCGATGCTGCAGCAAAAAGCCCAGCAGATACAGCTTGACATTGACCACTATGCCCTGCAGCACCTTATGCTCATACTCAATAACAACTTGGCACTTTGTGCCAATGAACTGGATAAGCTTGCCATTCTGGGCATCAAAGTGACAAGTAAAGACATTGACAGACTTGTCTACTCTACTGCACCTCTGGCAACAGAACAGCTGCTCATAGACCTTTTTAACAAAAAACCTATTACGGCAACCATTACCAAACTGCTTGAGTTGGGAGAAGATGAAGCTTCACTGCTTCGCTCCACACAATATTTTGTCAATCAGATCTTCCTCTTTCATGCCTATATCAAACTCCATGGACATGTAGATTCAGCAGCAATACTGGGCTATAAACTACCCAAACAGATAGAAGAACAAAAAGCACAGTTGGCCTTGCGTGTCAAATCAGCGGCATTGCTGAAAATATTTGAACATTTACTGGAGAGTGAAATACTCATCAAAAAAGCACCGGCTACACAAAAAGAGGTATTGGTCTACAGTATGCTGATCAAACTGCAGGGATATCTGTAA
- a CDS encoding ribonuclease R family protein, producing MSPFAIQLINGCLISDIEQEDQNSFQALQQLGAVEEVDGLWKLKSIYRVGRLYIGKDGKGYVEAEFKEQRDLLIEPDDLRGAKHGDVVVAKRIIARRGRASGKVQLVIEKAYLFTIAYTHRDESGNFLILNIRTGEPTHAVMEGMDLKAFKLGTVLKVDVDNDKVLEVMGTLDDPKVDEKISLALYEREDEFPPECVTDALKVEVEVTKEEHPDRVDLTHLDFCTIDPVTAKDFDDAIYFDMETYTLYVAIADVSHYVPFFSNIDKEAKKRGFTTYLPHKSFPMLPRELSENICSLKPKVDRLAFVSKIALDRATLKPLKEEFFEAIIHSKHRFNYDNIDEILEHGTGGVTDTVAQILTWLLPLQKITVRLHKERLKHGFDFRSEETKLTIDASHLLVSTEIETGTPSHSLIEECMLLANQAAAKRFTGEGDSIFRIHEPPQLLKIEDLLSELASIGLYVEEYEDSPSLIRAIQKEAAKMGLSAEVDSMIIKSLKRASYAAYNVGHFGLGFSHYSHFTSPIRRYSDLILHRLIKTQLFDEPEEASYLLRNIEPLCARVSDLEREATKAEWDFRDRKFARWAATHMGEIFEAEVVEAEESAKAVLLGEIKGVTVHLRGDNVMLFDKIRVKINEVNIPQAIIMVEFVEKLSKDEMELV from the coding sequence ATGTCCCCATTTGCTATACAACTTATCAACGGATGCCTCATTTCAGACATCGAACAAGAAGACCAGAACAGTTTTCAGGCGCTCCAGCAATTGGGTGCCGTAGAAGAGGTGGACGGACTTTGGAAACTGAAGTCCATCTATCGTGTGGGAAGACTCTATATAGGTAAAGATGGCAAAGGGTATGTGGAAGCAGAGTTTAAAGAGCAAAGAGACCTGCTGATAGAACCTGATGATCTTCGGGGTGCAAAGCATGGAGATGTAGTCGTTGCCAAGCGCATCATCGCCAGACGCGGACGTGCCAGTGGTAAAGTACAGCTTGTTATAGAAAAAGCCTATCTTTTCACTATCGCTTATACCCATAGAGACGAATCGGGTAATTTCCTTATCCTCAACATCCGTACCGGGGAACCCACACATGCCGTGATGGAGGGTATGGACCTCAAGGCATTTAAACTGGGCACTGTATTGAAAGTAGATGTCGATAATGATAAAGTCCTTGAAGTCATGGGAACTTTGGATGACCCTAAAGTCGATGAAAAGATCTCTCTTGCACTCTATGAACGTGAAGATGAATTCCCGCCAGAGTGTGTTACGGATGCGCTGAAGGTTGAAGTGGAAGTCACCAAGGAGGAGCATCCTGACCGTGTGGATCTCACGCATCTTGATTTCTGTACCATTGACCCGGTGACTGCAAAAGATTTTGATGATGCTATCTATTTTGATATGGAAACCTATACACTTTATGTTGCCATAGCAGATGTCAGCCATTATGTGCCTTTCTTTAGCAACATTGACAAAGAGGCAAAAAAAAGAGGTTTCACCACGTACCTGCCACACAAATCTTTTCCCATGCTTCCTCGTGAACTCAGTGAAAATATCTGTTCCCTCAAACCTAAAGTCGACAGGCTTGCCTTTGTATCGAAGATAGCATTGGACAGGGCCACCCTAAAACCGTTAAAAGAAGAGTTCTTTGAAGCGATCATCCACTCAAAGCACCGTTTTAATTATGACAATATCGATGAGATATTGGAACATGGGACGGGGGGTGTCACTGATACCGTAGCCCAGATCTTGACATGGCTGCTCCCTTTACAGAAAATCACCGTCAGATTGCATAAGGAAAGACTCAAACACGGTTTTGACTTTAGGTCCGAAGAGACCAAGCTCACGATAGATGCTTCACATCTGCTGGTCAGTACAGAGATAGAAACAGGCACACCGTCACATTCACTTATAGAAGAGTGTATGCTTTTAGCCAACCAGGCAGCTGCCAAACGTTTTACAGGTGAAGGTGACAGCATCTTCCGGATACATGAACCACCACAACTCCTCAAGATAGAAGATTTACTGAGTGAACTGGCATCTATCGGTCTTTATGTTGAAGAGTATGAAGACTCACCTTCGCTTATACGTGCCATACAAAAAGAAGCAGCCAAAATGGGTCTTTCAGCAGAAGTGGACTCAATGATCATCAAATCCTTGAAACGTGCAAGTTACGCAGCATACAATGTAGGACATTTTGGACTGGGCTTTAGTCACTACAGTCACTTTACCTCACCGATACGTAGATACTCTGACCTGATTCTGCACCGTCTTATCAAAACACAACTATTTGATGAACCGGAAGAGGCAAGCTATCTGTTAAGAAACATCGAGCCGCTCTGTGCAAGGGTCAGTGATCTTGAAAGAGAAGCGACCAAGGCAGAATGGGACTTTAGAGACCGAAAATTCGCACGTTGGGCAGCCACACACATGGGGGAGATCTTCGAAGCGGAGGTTGTCGAAGCGGAAGAGAGTGCCAAAGCAGTGCTCTTAGGCGAGATCAAAGGGGTCACCGTACATCTCAGGGGTGACAATGTGATGCTTTTTGATAAAATAAGAGTCAAGATCAATGAAGTCAATATCCCACAGGCCATCATCATGGTCGAATTTGTTGAAAAACTGAGTAAAGATGAAATGGAATTAGTGTAA